The following proteins are encoded in a genomic region of Kosakonia oryzae:
- the ackA gene encoding acetate kinase, whose amino-acid sequence MSSKLVLVLNCGSSSLKFAIIDASNGDEYLSGLAECFHLPEARIKWKIDGGKQEAALGAGAAHSEALNFIVNTILAQKPELSAQLTAIGHRIVHGGEKYTSSVVIDESVIQGIKDAASFAPLHNPAHLIGIAEALKSFPKLKDKNVAVFDTAFHTTMPEESYLYALPYKLYKEHGVRRYGAHGTSHFYVTQEAAKMLNKPVEELNIITCHLGNGGSVSAIRNGKCVDTSMGLTPLEGLVMGTRSGDIDPAIVFHLHDTLGMSVEAINKMLTKESGLLGLTEVTSDCRYVEDNYKEKEDAKRAMDVYCHRLAKYIGSYTALMDGRLDAVVFTGGIGENAAMVRELSLGRLGVLGFEVDHERNLAARFGKSGFINKEGTRPAVVIPTNEELVIAQDASRLTA is encoded by the coding sequence ATGTCGAGTAAGTTAGTACTGGTTCTGAACTGCGGTAGTTCCTCGCTGAAATTTGCCATCATCGATGCATCTAACGGTGACGAATACCTTTCTGGTTTAGCCGAATGTTTCCATCTCCCTGAAGCACGCATCAAGTGGAAAATCGATGGCGGTAAACAAGAAGCGGCTTTAGGTGCAGGTGCCGCTCACAGTGAAGCGCTGAACTTTATCGTTAACACTATTCTGGCACAAAAACCAGAACTGTCTGCACAGTTGACTGCTATTGGTCACCGTATCGTGCACGGTGGTGAAAAATACACCAGCTCCGTTGTGATCGACGAATCTGTTATTCAGGGCATCAAAGATGCAGCCTCTTTCGCACCGCTGCATAACCCGGCTCACCTGATTGGTATCGCTGAAGCGCTGAAATCCTTCCCGAAACTGAAGGACAAAAACGTCGCTGTCTTTGACACCGCGTTCCACACCACGATGCCGGAAGAGTCCTACCTGTACGCGCTGCCGTACAAACTGTATAAAGAGCACGGCGTACGTCGTTACGGCGCGCACGGCACCAGCCACTTCTATGTTACTCAGGAAGCGGCCAAAATGCTGAACAAACCGGTTGAAGAGCTGAACATCATCACTTGCCACCTCGGCAACGGTGGTTCTGTTTCCGCAATTCGCAACGGTAAATGTGTTGATACTTCCATGGGTCTGACACCGCTGGAAGGTCTGGTAATGGGTACCCGTTCCGGTGATATCGATCCGGCTATCGTGTTCCATCTGCATGACACTCTGGGCATGAGCGTTGAAGCGATCAACAAAATGCTGACCAAAGAGTCCGGCCTGCTGGGTCTGACCGAAGTCACCAGCGACTGCCGTTATGTAGAAGACAACTACAAAGAGAAAGAAGACGCCAAACGTGCGATGGATGTTTACTGCCACCGCCTGGCAAAATACATCGGTTCTTACACTGCGCTGATGGATGGCCGTCTGGACGCCGTTGTCTTCACCGGTGGTATCGGTGAAAACGCCGCAATGGTACGTGAACTTTCCCTGGGCCGTCTGGGCGTACTGGGCTTTGAAGTTGACCACGAACGTAACCTGGCTGCCCGTTTCGGCAAGTCTGGTTTTATCAACAAAGAAGGCACCCGTCCTGCCGTTGTTATCCCGACCAACGAAGAACTGGTTATCGCGCAAGACGCGAGCCGCCTGACTGCCTGA
- the pta gene encoding phosphate acetyltransferase gives MSRIIMLIPTGTSVGLTSVSLGVIRAMERKGVRLSVFKPIAQPRAGGDAPDQTTTIVRATSGLPAAEPLKMSHVESLLSSNQKDVLMEEIIARYHESSKDAEVVLVEGLVPTRKHQFADSLNFEIAKTLNAEIVFVMSQGTDTQEQLKERIELTRNSFGGAKNTNITGVIVNKLNAPVDDQGRTRPDLSEIFDDSSKAKVVHVDAAKLQETSPLPVLGAIPWSFDLIATRAIDMARHLNATIVNEGDIKTRRVKSVTFCARSIPHMLEHFRPGSLLVTSADRPDVLVAACLAAMNGVEIGALLLTGGYEMDASVRKLCERAFATGLPVFMVNTNTWQTSLSLQSFNLEVPTDDSERVENVQEYVARYINAQWIDSLTATSERSRRLSPPAFRYQLTELARKAGKRVVLPEGDEPRTVKAAAICAERGIATCVLLGNPEEINRVAAAQGVELGTGIEIVDPEVVRESYVARLVELRKSKGMTEAVAREQLEDNVVLGTLMLEQDEVDGLVSGAVHTTANTIRPPLQLIKTAPGSSLVSSVFFMLLPEQVYVYGDCAINPDPTAEQLAEIAIQSADSATAFGIEPRVAMLSYSTGNSGAGSDVEKVREATRLAQEKRPDLVIDGPLQYDAAVMADVAKSKAPNSPVAGRATVFIFPDLNTGNTTYKAVQRSADLISIGPMLQGMRKPVNDLSRGALVDDIVYTIALTAIQASQQQ, from the coding sequence GTGTCCCGTATTATTATGCTGATCCCTACCGGAACCAGCGTCGGCCTGACCAGCGTCAGCCTTGGCGTTATCCGTGCTATGGAACGCAAAGGCGTTCGTCTGAGCGTCTTTAAACCGATCGCCCAGCCGCGTGCTGGCGGCGATGCTCCGGACCAGACCACCACCATCGTGCGTGCGACTTCTGGCCTGCCAGCGGCTGAACCGCTGAAAATGAGCCATGTTGAGTCTCTGCTCTCCAGCAACCAGAAAGACGTGCTGATGGAAGAGATCATCGCGCGCTATCACGAAAGCAGCAAAGACGCTGAAGTCGTGCTGGTAGAAGGTCTGGTTCCGACCCGCAAACACCAGTTTGCCGATTCACTGAACTTTGAAATCGCGAAAACGCTGAACGCAGAAATTGTGTTTGTTATGTCTCAGGGCACTGACACACAGGAACAGCTGAAAGAGCGTATCGAACTGACCCGTAACAGCTTCGGCGGCGCAAAAAATACCAATATCACCGGCGTTATCGTTAACAAACTGAACGCACCGGTTGACGATCAGGGCCGTACTCGCCCGGATCTGTCAGAAATTTTTGATGACTCTTCCAAAGCGAAAGTCGTACATGTTGATGCGGCAAAACTGCAGGAAACCAGCCCGCTGCCGGTACTCGGCGCGATTCCATGGAGTTTCGATCTGATTGCCACGCGTGCAATCGATATGGCACGTCACCTGAATGCGACCATCGTCAACGAAGGCGACATCAAAACCCGCCGCGTGAAATCCGTGACTTTCTGTGCGCGCAGCATTCCGCACATGCTGGAACACTTCCGCCCGGGTTCTCTGCTGGTGACTTCCGCAGATCGTCCGGACGTGCTGGTTGCTGCCTGCCTGGCGGCAATGAACGGCGTAGAAATCGGTGCTCTGCTGCTGACTGGCGGCTACGAAATGGATGCCAGCGTTCGCAAACTGTGTGAACGTGCATTCGCTACCGGCCTGCCGGTATTTATGGTGAACACCAACACCTGGCAGACCTCCCTGAGCCTGCAAAGCTTCAACCTGGAAGTTCCGACTGACGATAGCGAACGTGTTGAAAACGTTCAGGAATACGTTGCCCGCTACATCAACGCACAGTGGATTGACTCCCTGACCGCGACTTCCGAGCGCAGCCGTCGTCTTTCTCCGCCAGCCTTCCGTTACCAGCTCACCGAGCTGGCGCGCAAAGCGGGCAAACGCGTTGTTCTGCCGGAAGGCGACGAGCCGCGTACCGTTAAAGCCGCTGCGATTTGTGCCGAACGCGGCATCGCGACCTGTGTCCTGCTGGGCAACCCGGAAGAGATCAACCGCGTTGCGGCGGCTCAGGGCGTTGAACTGGGTACTGGTATCGAAATCGTTGACCCTGAAGTGGTTCGCGAAAGCTACGTTGCCCGTCTGGTTGAGCTGCGTAAGAGCAAGGGTATGACCGAAGCCGTTGCCCGCGAACAGTTGGAAGATAACGTCGTTCTCGGCACGCTGATGCTGGAACAGGATGAAGTTGATGGTCTGGTTTCCGGTGCTGTTCACACCACCGCAAACACCATTCGTCCGCCGCTGCAGCTGATCAAAACCGCACCGGGTAGCTCGCTGGTTTCTTCCGTGTTCTTCATGCTGCTGCCGGAACAGGTTTACGTTTACGGCGACTGCGCGATCAACCCGGATCCGACCGCTGAACAACTGGCTGAAATCGCGATTCAGTCTGCTGATTCTGCTACCGCTTTCGGTATTGAGCCGCGCGTAGCAATGCTCTCCTACTCCACCGGTAACTCAGGTGCAGGTAGCGATGTAGAGAAAGTGCGTGAAGCGACCCGTCTGGCGCAGGAAAAACGTCCTGACCTGGTTATCGATGGTCCGTTGCAGTACGACGCCGCAGTTATGGCTGACGTTGCGAAGTCCAAAGCGCCGAACTCTCCGGTTGCCGGTCGCGCTACCGTGTTCATCTTCCCGGATCTGAACACCGGTAACACCACCTACAAAGCGGTACAGCGTTCTGCCGATCTGATCTCCATCGGGCCGATGCTGCAGGGCATGCGCAAACCGGTTAACGACCTGTCCCGTGGCGCGCTGGTTGACGATATCGTCTACACCATCGCTCTGACCGCCATTCAGGCGTCTCAGCAGCAGTAA